One segment of Mycolicibacterium baixiangningiae DNA contains the following:
- a CDS encoding type II toxin-antitoxin system VapB family antitoxin, with protein sequence MRTTVTIDDELLAKAAELTGVKEDVALLRRGLQTLIRVESARRLAALGGTDPQAHAAPRRREPTESTE encoded by the coding sequence GTGCGGACGACAGTCACGATCGACGATGAGCTGCTGGCCAAAGCCGCCGAACTGACGGGCGTCAAGGAAGACGTCGCTCTACTCAGGCGAGGTTTGCAGACGTTGATCCGCGTCGAGAGTGCTCGTCGTCTCGCCGCGCTCGGCGGAACAGATCCACAGGCCCATGCGGCTCCCCGTCGACGTGAACCGACTGAATCGACCGAATGA
- a CDS encoding lipid droplet-associated protein — protein MATAPYGVRLLVGVTVTAVEETRKLPQTILMYPMTVASQVASIVIHLQQNLADLVNRGDETLETLFPPKDEQAEWATFDEDDDSEPASEGERRTEGRFALYSTGEPETTDAGAPSSPKRASAATDTPEIVTELDYESLTLAQLRARLPSLSVDDLEALLAYEGATRSRAPFQTLLANRITRATAK, from the coding sequence ATGGCTACTGCACCCTATGGGGTTCGCCTGCTGGTCGGCGTGACCGTCACAGCGGTCGAGGAAACCCGCAAGCTGCCACAGACCATCCTGATGTATCCGATGACCGTGGCCAGCCAGGTTGCCAGCATCGTGATCCATCTGCAGCAGAATCTCGCCGACCTGGTGAACAGGGGCGACGAGACGCTGGAGACCCTCTTCCCGCCCAAGGACGAGCAAGCGGAATGGGCCACGTTCGACGAGGACGACGACTCCGAGCCCGCCTCTGAGGGCGAGCGCCGCACGGAGGGCCGCTTTGCGCTGTACTCCACCGGTGAGCCCGAGACGACGGATGCCGGCGCTCCGAGCTCCCCGAAGCGCGCGTCGGCGGCGACCGACACCCCGGAGATCGTCACCGAACTGGACTACGAATCGCTGACCCTGGCGCAGCTGCGGGCACGGTTGCCGTCGTTGAGCGTCGACGACCTGGAGGCGCTGCTCGCCTACGAGGGTGCGACCCGCTCGCGCGCGCCGTTCCAGACCCTGCTGGCGAACCGGATCACCCGCGCCACCGCCAAGTGA
- a CDS encoding type II toxin-antitoxin system Phd/YefM family antitoxin — MTTLPLAEVRANLSRLVDEAVRTHQRVEVTRQGRRAAVILSAEDYDSIMETLAILSDADTMRDFRVAEADNETVTLEEVTEEMRAVGRLPR; from the coding sequence ATGACGACGTTGCCGCTGGCCGAGGTCCGCGCGAACCTGTCGAGGCTCGTCGACGAAGCAGTGCGAACGCATCAACGTGTCGAAGTGACTCGGCAGGGGCGTCGCGCCGCGGTAATCCTGAGTGCCGAAGACTACGACTCGATCATGGAGACGCTGGCGATTCTCAGCGACGCGGACACGATGCGCGACTTTCGTGTGGCTGAGGCGGACAACGAGACCGTCACTTTGGAAGAGGTAACTGAGGAGATGCGCGCCGTCGGCCGGCTTCCACGTTGA
- a CDS encoding DUF1801 domain-containing protein, with translation MTEDWRIGRIEEIRSLIKQAVPDVVEEIKWRKPSNPDGVPAFSLDGLICTLEMYKGKVKVNFAKGSSISDPDNLFNASLQAPVGRSIDLREDDALDPDAFNALIRDAVRVNRKRAT, from the coding sequence GTGACCGAAGATTGGCGCATCGGTCGGATCGAGGAGATTCGGTCGTTGATCAAGCAGGCCGTACCCGACGTCGTCGAAGAGATCAAGTGGCGCAAGCCGTCGAACCCCGATGGTGTGCCGGCATTCTCGTTGGACGGTCTGATCTGCACGCTGGAGATGTACAAGGGCAAGGTCAAAGTGAACTTCGCCAAGGGTTCGTCCATCAGCGACCCGGACAACCTGTTCAACGCGAGTCTCCAGGCGCCTGTCGGGCGCTCGATCGACCTGCGCGAAGACGACGCGTTGGACCCGGACGCGTTCAACGCGCTGATCCGGGATGCGGTGCGCGTCAATCGCAAACGCGCTACCTGA
- a CDS encoding adenylate/guanylate cyclase domain-containing protein produces the protein MTGPEIAAVVLAVVAAAEAVGLITLWMLFTRARREADELRARVDTRNMLLSGGREAVKHVWQTANLVREKGFGGAISSSIEDLADWFEVERPDLARLAPNGRVAILFSDIEDSTALNNRIGDRAWARLIGRHARSVQRHVKEHDGHVVKSQGDGFMVAFAAPENAVRCAIALQHSLRRRPNGIRVRIGIHTGKSVRRGEDLFGRNVALAARVAAEADGGEILVSEAVRDVVDGADGVAIGDSREVSLKGFSGKHHLFVVSGQRGGSDSSSR, from the coding sequence ATGACCGGACCCGAGATCGCCGCGGTGGTGCTCGCCGTCGTCGCGGCCGCCGAGGCGGTCGGCCTCATCACGCTGTGGATGCTGTTCACCCGCGCCCGTCGAGAAGCCGACGAACTGCGGGCCCGCGTCGACACCCGCAACATGCTGCTCAGCGGCGGACGCGAAGCGGTCAAACACGTGTGGCAGACGGCCAACCTGGTGCGGGAGAAGGGTTTCGGCGGCGCCATCAGTTCGTCGATCGAAGACCTCGCCGACTGGTTCGAGGTGGAGCGCCCGGACCTCGCGCGCTTGGCACCCAACGGCCGGGTGGCGATCCTGTTCTCCGACATCGAGGATTCGACGGCGCTGAACAACCGGATCGGCGACCGGGCGTGGGCCCGGCTGATCGGCCGTCACGCCCGCTCGGTGCAGCGGCACGTGAAGGAACACGACGGGCATGTGGTGAAGAGCCAGGGTGACGGTTTCATGGTGGCGTTTGCCGCACCGGAGAACGCCGTGCGGTGCGCAATCGCCCTGCAGCACTCGCTGCGCCGGCGACCCAACGGAATCCGGGTCCGCATCGGGATCCACACCGGCAAGTCGGTGCGGCGCGGGGAGGACCTCTTCGGCCGCAACGTCGCGCTGGCCGCGCGGGTGGCCGCCGAGGCCGACGGCGGCGAGATCCTGGTCAGCGAGGCGGTGCGGGATGTGGTGGACGGCGCGGACGGCGTGGCGATCGGTGACAGCCGGGAGGTCTCGCTGAAGGGCTTCTCCGGCAAGCACCACCTCTTCGTGGTGAGCGGTCAGCGCGGCGGTTCGGACTCGTCGAGCCGCTGA
- a CDS encoding type II toxin-antitoxin system RelE family toxin — MTESLPDTVAVACWEFIRGPLAENPYRVGKPLRGELEGRFSARRGEFRVIYQVFDDRVVVRVIHIGHRRDIYR, encoded by the coding sequence TTGACCGAATCTCTGCCCGACACCGTTGCCGTCGCGTGCTGGGAGTTCATCCGAGGTCCGCTGGCGGAGAACCCCTACCGCGTCGGCAAACCGCTCCGCGGTGAGTTAGAGGGTCGATTTTCGGCTCGGCGCGGCGAATTCCGCGTCATCTACCAGGTTTTCGACGACCGAGTTGTCGTCAGAGTCATCCACATTGGCCACCGCCGTGACATCTATCGGTGA
- a CDS encoding zinc-ribbon domain-containing protein yields MFFFLFGLSTKQQYLGAGGTHTCPRCRNTTQWQRMRQFKQFTLFFIPVARWKRRQFEVCGICGNSVAV; encoded by the coding sequence GTGTTCTTCTTCCTGTTCGGCCTTAGCACCAAACAGCAGTATCTCGGCGCGGGCGGGACGCACACGTGTCCGCGCTGCCGCAACACGACCCAGTGGCAGCGGATGCGTCAGTTCAAACAGTTCACGCTGTTCTTCATCCCGGTGGCCCGGTGGAAGCGCCGGCAGTTCGAGGTCTGCGGCATCTGCGGGAACTCCGTCGCTGTCTGA
- a CDS encoding alpha/beta fold hydrolase, producing the protein MSTAETVSFRGAEGLTLVGDEWNRGAASAAGRPTVLMLHGGGQNRFSWKNTGQILADAGLHVVALDSRGHGDSDRSPEANYSVEMLCADTLEVLDQIGRPVALIGASMGGLTGILVAREAGPQRVTQLVLVDVVPRYEKDGSARIRDFMFSHVHGFDSLDDAAEAVAAYLPHRTKPKSPEGLKKNLRQRDGRWYWHWDPAFLTKPADDPFIRVEKLEQAAVELTVPILLIRGKLSDVVSSEGVQEFLAMVPAAEFVELSGAGHTAAGDDNDAFTEAVVGFVSR; encoded by the coding sequence GTGAGTACCGCAGAGACCGTGTCGTTCCGGGGCGCCGAGGGCCTCACCCTGGTCGGCGACGAATGGAACCGCGGCGCGGCGTCGGCCGCGGGCCGACCCACCGTGCTGATGTTGCACGGCGGTGGCCAGAACCGTTTCTCGTGGAAGAACACCGGCCAGATCCTGGCCGACGCGGGCCTGCACGTGGTGGCGCTCGACAGCCGGGGTCACGGCGACAGCGACCGCTCGCCCGAGGCGAACTACTCGGTGGAGATGCTGTGCGCGGACACCCTTGAGGTGCTCGACCAGATCGGCAGGCCCGTCGCGCTCATCGGCGCCAGCATGGGCGGGTTGACCGGCATCCTCGTCGCCCGGGAGGCGGGCCCGCAGCGGGTGACCCAGTTGGTGCTCGTCGACGTGGTGCCGCGCTACGAGAAGGACGGCAGTGCGCGCATCCGTGACTTCATGTTCAGCCACGTCCACGGTTTCGACTCGCTCGACGATGCCGCCGAGGCGGTGGCCGCCTACCTGCCGCACCGAACCAAACCGAAGAGCCCCGAGGGCCTGAAGAAGAACCTGCGCCAGCGGGACGGGCGGTGGTACTGGCACTGGGATCCGGCGTTCCTCACCAAACCCGCCGACGATCCGTTCATCCGGGTCGAGAAGCTCGAACAGGCCGCGGTCGAGTTGACCGTCCCGATCCTGCTCATTCGTGGCAAGCTTTCCGATGTGGTGAGTTCCGAAGGGGTGCAGGAGTTTCTGGCCATGGTGCCGGCCGCGGAGTTCGTCGAGCTGTCCGGCGCCGGGCACACCGCGGCCGGCGACGACAACGACGCGTTCACCGAAGCCGTCGTCGGTTTCGTCAGCCGGTGA
- a CDS encoding ester cyclase has translation MSFAEHVFYRFRAERIVEVWSLIDKEAIREQLR, from the coding sequence GTGTCGTTCGCCGAACACGTCTTCTACCGGTTCCGTGCGGAGCGGATCGTCGAGGTGTGGTCGCTGATCGACAAAGAGGCGATTCGCGAGCAGCTTCGATGA
- a CDS encoding DUF6542 domain-containing protein: MSGQRARSTVPADHRSVHPLFPGLPWWGAVVLAFTTTAVGFAFDAGSGSRELSFVFSACYVLGCLLAVLAVRQAGIFTAVIQPPLLLFVTVPGAYFLFHGSEIHGLKDLAINCGYPLIERFPLMFFTSAAVLLVGMGRWYLGMSSRRATAPAEETRARAKQPAPAGGLVAGLRNKVSGLFASPAVTDDEQDDEPPRRARTSERPRRTSSSADRARTGRDTARGAAARKPAKRSSSSSTPSRSRHNRPPETEIIEPVVDRPRRSRTASRASETPEPRRRSRAQTPREGREPREPRDPRKQPPRERRSTYDRPERRRRPDDHEPYEPLEPHTRNGSPSHHPISRVRYRGEDGEDERAEYRSRPRARRSWDADAWEYDV; encoded by the coding sequence GTGTCCGGACAGCGCGCACGGTCGACAGTGCCGGCCGACCACCGCTCGGTGCACCCCCTTTTCCCAGGTCTGCCGTGGTGGGGCGCCGTGGTGCTGGCGTTCACCACCACCGCGGTCGGCTTCGCGTTCGACGCGGGATCCGGCAGCCGGGAGCTGAGTTTCGTCTTCTCCGCGTGCTACGTGCTGGGCTGCCTGCTCGCGGTACTCGCCGTCCGCCAGGCCGGGATCTTCACCGCGGTCATCCAGCCGCCACTGCTGCTGTTCGTCACCGTGCCGGGCGCCTATTTCCTGTTCCACGGCTCCGAGATCCACGGCCTCAAGGATCTGGCGATCAACTGCGGCTATCCGCTCATCGAGCGGTTTCCGCTGATGTTCTTCACCTCCGCGGCAGTGCTGCTCGTCGGCATGGGCCGCTGGTATCTGGGAATGTCGTCCCGCCGGGCCACGGCTCCGGCCGAAGAAACCAGGGCGAGGGCCAAGCAGCCCGCTCCGGCCGGGGGCCTCGTCGCGGGACTTCGGAACAAGGTGTCCGGGTTGTTCGCCTCGCCTGCGGTAACCGACGACGAGCAGGACGATGAACCGCCACGGCGGGCGCGGACCTCCGAACGCCCGCGGCGCACCTCCTCGAGCGCCGACCGTGCGCGCACCGGGCGAGACACCGCGCGCGGCGCCGCTGCCCGTAAGCCGGCCAAGCGCAGCAGCAGCAGCAGCACGCCGTCACGCTCCCGCCACAACCGACCTCCCGAGACCGAGATCATCGAACCGGTCGTCGACCGGCCGCGGCGGTCACGCACGGCGTCGCGGGCGTCCGAGACCCCCGAACCGCGCCGGCGTTCACGCGCCCAGACGCCCCGCGAAGGGCGTGAGCCCCGCGAACCCCGTGACCCGCGCAAGCAGCCCCCGCGTGAGCGCCGCTCGACCTATGACCGGCCGGAACGCCGCCGTCGGCCCGACGACCACGAACCGTACGAGCCGCTGGAACCGCACACCCGCAACGGCAGCCCCAGCCACCACCCGATCTCCCGGGTGCGTTACCGCGGCGAGGACGGCGAGGACGAGCGCGCCGAGTACCGCAGCCGGCCGCGCGCCCGGCGCAGCTGGGATGCCGATGCCTGGGAGTACGACGTCTGA
- the ychF gene encoding redox-regulated ATPase YchF, with amino-acid sequence MGLNLGIVGLPNVGKSTLFNALTRNNVLAANYPFATIEPNEGVVALPDPRLDKLAEMFSSEKIVPAPVTFVDIAGIVKGASEGAGLGNKFLANIRECDAICQVVRVFADDDVVHVDGKVDPKSDIEVIETELILADMQTLEKAVPRLEKEARTHKDRKPVLDAAVAAQAVLDSGKTLFSAGTDVSLLRELNLMTTKPFLYVFNADESVLTDEARKAELREMVAPADCVFLDAKIEAELQELDEESAAELLESIGQTERGLDALARAGFHTLKLQTYLTAGPKEARAWTIHQGDTAPKAAGVIHSDFEKGFIKAEIVSFDDLVEAGSMAAAKAAGKVRIEGKDYVMADGDVVEFRFNV; translated from the coding sequence GTGGGCCTCAACCTGGGAATCGTCGGACTGCCGAACGTGGGCAAGTCGACTCTGTTCAATGCGCTGACGCGCAACAATGTGCTGGCCGCGAACTACCCGTTCGCGACGATCGAACCGAACGAAGGCGTCGTCGCGCTGCCGGATCCGCGGCTCGACAAGCTGGCCGAGATGTTCTCCTCGGAGAAGATCGTGCCCGCGCCGGTGACGTTCGTCGACATCGCCGGCATCGTGAAGGGGGCGTCGGAGGGCGCCGGGTTGGGCAACAAGTTCCTCGCCAACATCCGTGAGTGCGACGCGATCTGTCAGGTGGTGCGCGTCTTCGCCGACGACGACGTCGTCCACGTCGACGGCAAGGTGGATCCGAAGTCCGACATCGAGGTGATCGAGACCGAGCTGATCCTGGCCGACATGCAGACGCTGGAGAAGGCGGTGCCGCGGCTGGAGAAGGAAGCGCGGACACACAAGGACCGCAAGCCCGTGCTCGACGCGGCGGTCGCCGCGCAGGCGGTGCTCGACAGCGGCAAGACGCTGTTCTCGGCAGGCACGGACGTCAGCCTGCTGCGTGAGCTGAACCTGATGACCACCAAACCGTTCCTGTACGTGTTCAACGCCGATGAGTCGGTGCTGACCGACGAGGCCCGCAAGGCCGAACTCCGCGAGATGGTGGCCCCGGCCGACTGTGTGTTCCTGGATGCCAAGATCGAGGCGGAACTGCAGGAACTCGACGAGGAGTCGGCGGCGGAACTGCTCGAATCGATCGGGCAGACCGAACGCGGGCTCGACGCGCTGGCGCGCGCCGGGTTTCACACCCTCAAGCTGCAGACCTACCTCACCGCGGGCCCGAAAGAGGCGCGCGCCTGGACGATTCACCAGGGCGACACCGCGCCGAAGGCCGCCGGAGTCATCCACTCCGACTTCGAGAAGGGCTTCATCAAGGCCGAGATCGTGTCCTTCGACGACCTGGTCGAGGCGGGCTCGATGGCCGCGGCGAAGGCGGCGGGCAAGGTCCGCATCGAGGGTAAGGACTACGTGATGGCCGACGGTGACGTGGTGGAGTTCCGCTTCAACGTGTAG
- a CDS encoding guanylate cyclase, producing MPLTRALEETRTGDVWLFRGASGPDRAIQAMTNAPVNHVGMTVAVDDLPPLIWHAELGDKLLDLWTGTHHRGVQLNDAREAVERWMDSYGQRCWLRQLTPSVTREQEDRMLRVIARMDGTPFPSTARLTGRWLRGRLPVASDFTRGIPYVHTRVRESAEREKARKRTALQTAYCAETVAITYEEMGLLTTEKNDNWFDPGSFWSGDELPLAGRYRLGEEIAVVR from the coding sequence GTGCCGCTGACGCGCGCGCTGGAGGAGACCCGGACCGGGGATGTGTGGTTGTTCCGTGGCGCATCGGGTCCCGATCGCGCCATCCAGGCGATGACAAACGCGCCGGTCAACCACGTCGGCATGACGGTCGCCGTCGATGACCTGCCGCCGTTGATCTGGCACGCCGAACTCGGCGACAAGTTGCTCGACCTGTGGACGGGCACCCATCACCGCGGGGTGCAGCTCAACGACGCCCGCGAGGCCGTCGAGCGGTGGATGGACAGCTACGGCCAGCGGTGCTGGCTGCGCCAGCTGACGCCTTCCGTGACCCGCGAGCAGGAGGATCGCATGCTGCGGGTGATCGCCCGGATGGACGGCACGCCGTTCCCCAGCACCGCGCGGCTGACCGGGCGGTGGCTGCGTGGGCGGCTTCCCGTCGCCAGCGACTTCACCCGGGGCATCCCCTACGTACACACCAGGGTGCGCGAGTCGGCGGAGCGCGAGAAGGCCCGTAAGCGCACGGCGCTTCAGACGGCGTACTGCGCGGAGACGGTGGCGATCACCTACGAGGAGATGGGTCTGCTCACCACCGAGAAGAACGACAACTGGTTCGACCCCGGATCGTTCTGGAGCGGCGACGAGCTCCCGCTGGCCGGCCGATACCGCCTCGGCGAGGAGATCGCCGTCGTCCGCTAA
- a CDS encoding 4-hydroxy-3-methylbut-2-enyl diphosphate reductase produces MPPTINMGIPGAARSVSGGVSGRRVLLAEPRGYCAGVDRAVETVERALEKHGAPVYVRHEIVHNRYVVDTLAKAGAVFVEQTDEVPEGAIVVFSAHGVAPTVHVEAAARNLKTIDATCPLVTKVHNEAKRFARDDYDILLVGHEGHEEVVGTAGEAPDHVQVVDNPDAVDKVTVRDPDKVVWLSQTTLSVDETMETVRRLREKFPTLQDPPSDDICYATQNRQVAVKAMAPECDLVIVVGSKNSSNSVRLVEVALGAGSQASHLVDYADDIDPAWLDGVTTVGVTSGASVPEVLVRGVLERLAEYGYDTVQPVTTANETLVFALPREIRPPRT; encoded by the coding sequence ATGCCACCGACTATCAACATGGGGATTCCGGGCGCAGCCCGCTCGGTCAGTGGCGGTGTATCCGGCCGGCGTGTGCTGCTCGCCGAACCGCGCGGATACTGCGCCGGGGTGGACCGCGCCGTGGAGACCGTCGAGCGTGCGCTGGAGAAGCACGGTGCTCCGGTCTACGTCCGGCACGAGATCGTGCACAACCGCTATGTCGTGGACACCCTGGCCAAGGCCGGCGCGGTCTTCGTCGAACAGACCGACGAGGTGCCCGAGGGCGCCATCGTCGTGTTCTCCGCCCACGGCGTGGCGCCGACCGTGCACGTCGAGGCTGCCGCCCGCAACCTGAAGACCATCGACGCCACCTGCCCGCTGGTCACCAAGGTGCACAACGAGGCCAAGCGCTTCGCCCGCGACGACTACGACATCCTGCTCGTCGGCCACGAAGGCCACGAGGAGGTCGTCGGCACCGCCGGTGAGGCCCCCGACCACGTGCAGGTCGTCGACAACCCCGACGCGGTCGACAAGGTCACCGTGCGTGACCCGGACAAGGTGGTCTGGCTGTCCCAGACCACCCTGAGCGTCGACGAGACGATGGAGACGGTGCGCCGGCTGCGGGAGAAGTTTCCGACGCTGCAGGATCCGCCGAGCGACGACATCTGCTACGCCACCCAGAACCGGCAGGTGGCGGTCAAGGCGATGGCGCCGGAGTGCGACCTGGTGATCGTCGTCGGCTCGAAGAACTCCTCGAACTCGGTCCGCCTGGTCGAGGTGGCGCTCGGCGCCGGGTCCCAGGCGTCGCATCTGGTCGACTACGCCGACGACATCGACCCGGCATGGCTCGACGGCGTCACCACCGTGGGGGTGACCTCCGGTGCGTCGGTGCCTGAGGTGCTGGTGCGGGGCGTGCTCGAACGGCTCGCCGAGTACGGCTACGACACCGTGCAACCGGTGACAACGGCCAACGAGACACTGGTGTTCGCGCTGCCGCGGGAGATCCGCCCCCCGCGCACCTGA
- a CDS encoding aminotransferase → MTAGRRTVGFNFLDQPALPAPQVSEAEARRIVSSYYGIDGAVVSLGSQQDRNFLVHLGGSSDVVGVLKVANPAFNAVELAAQDAAAKLIAEAEPELRIAVPLPNRDGAKLTTVDGLLVRLLRYLPGGTLIDADYLGPAAVAGLGEVAARVSRALTGFAHDGLDRVLQWDLRYGADVVAALIGHVDDAARRDRLLTATGEAWERITRIADDLPRQAVHLDITDANVVVSPAADGTRRPDGVIDFGDLTDTWAVSELAIAASSVLGHTGTEPWSILPAVRAFNAIRPLTAAEIDALWPMVVLRTAVLIVSGAQQAELDPDNAYVTEQSDGEWRMFEQATGVPMDVMTALIRADLGVAAPPAEAEGAVPMIAGVASDTVVTLDLSPSSDLYDFAFTPGGWLPPDVEDRFARRAVADGAALVLTRFGEPRLGPAPALSQRSAEVVPTGVRLWPAQPLTLVAPWDGEVIDSGADTVTVRGDAYEVTLTGVRPVTGATAVRAGDPVAGADAAQWADVAVRPAGAVTAPLLVRPEVAPGWLARARDPRAVLGLPPDIAVSPAADLVARRDRSFAPVQEFYYREPPQIERGWRHYLMSTAGRCYLDMVNNVTVLGHAHPRVADTAARQLRKLNTNSRFNYAAVVEYSERLAAELPDPLDTVFLVNSGSEASDLAIRLALAATGRRDVVAMREAYHGWTYGTDAVSTSTADNPSALATRPDWVHTVESPNSFRGKYRGPDVGRYAGEAVAQIEQLVADGRAPAGFICESVYGNAGGMALPDGYLRQVYAAVRGAGGLAIADEVQVGYGRLGHWFWGFEQQDVVPDIVSMAKSTGNGYPLGAVITSRAVAEAFRSQGYFFSSTGGSPLSCAIGLTVLDVLREEDLQGNAVRVGGHLKARLEALADKHSIIGTVHGVGLYLGVEMVRDRETLEPAAGETAAICERMLELGVVIQPTGDHSNILKTKPPLCIDIESADFYVDALDRVLTEGW, encoded by the coding sequence GTGACCGCCGGTCGCCGCACCGTCGGGTTCAACTTCCTCGATCAACCGGCGCTGCCCGCACCCCAGGTGAGCGAAGCCGAGGCTCGGCGCATCGTCTCGTCGTATTACGGCATCGACGGTGCCGTCGTCTCGCTGGGCAGCCAGCAGGACAGGAATTTCCTGGTGCACCTCGGCGGTTCATCCGATGTCGTGGGCGTGCTCAAGGTGGCCAACCCCGCATTCAACGCCGTCGAACTGGCGGCGCAGGACGCGGCGGCGAAACTGATCGCCGAGGCTGAGCCCGAGCTCCGAATCGCCGTGCCATTGCCCAACCGCGACGGTGCGAAGCTGACGACAGTCGACGGGCTACTCGTCCGGCTGCTGCGGTACCTGCCCGGCGGCACGCTGATCGACGCCGACTACCTCGGCCCGGCCGCGGTCGCCGGACTCGGCGAGGTCGCAGCGCGCGTCAGCCGTGCGCTGACGGGCTTCGCGCACGACGGCCTCGACCGCGTACTCCAGTGGGATCTGCGGTACGGCGCCGACGTCGTCGCCGCCCTGATCGGCCACGTGGACGACGCGGCGCGGCGGGATCGGCTGCTGACCGCCACCGGCGAGGCCTGGGAGCGCATCACCCGCATCGCCGACGACCTGCCCCGTCAGGCCGTGCACCTGGACATCACCGACGCGAACGTCGTCGTGTCACCGGCGGCCGACGGCACACGTCGCCCCGACGGGGTGATCGACTTCGGGGACCTCACCGATACCTGGGCGGTGTCGGAGCTGGCGATCGCGGCGTCCTCGGTGCTGGGCCACACCGGCACCGAACCGTGGTCGATCCTCCCGGCGGTGCGTGCCTTTAACGCCATTCGGCCGCTGACCGCCGCGGAGATCGACGCGCTGTGGCCGATGGTGGTGCTGCGGACGGCGGTGCTCATCGTCAGCGGCGCCCAGCAGGCCGAGCTCGACCCCGACAACGCCTACGTCACCGAACAATCCGACGGTGAGTGGCGGATGTTCGAGCAGGCGACCGGCGTGCCGATGGATGTGATGACCGCTTTGATCCGCGCGGATCTCGGCGTCGCCGCACCGCCTGCGGAGGCCGAAGGCGCGGTGCCGATGATCGCCGGCGTGGCGTCGGACACTGTTGTCACACTTGATCTTTCACCGAGCTCGGACCTGTACGACTTCGCGTTCACCCCCGGCGGCTGGCTGCCCCCGGATGTGGAGGACCGTTTCGCCCGGCGTGCGGTGGCCGACGGGGCGGCCCTGGTGCTCACCCGCTTCGGTGAGCCCAGACTGGGCCCGGCGCCGGCGCTGAGCCAGCGCAGCGCCGAGGTGGTGCCGACCGGCGTTCGGCTCTGGCCGGCGCAACCGCTCACCCTGGTCGCGCCGTGGGACGGTGAGGTGATCGACAGCGGGGCGGACACGGTGACGGTCCGCGGCGACGCATACGAGGTCACGCTGACCGGTGTCCGGCCCGTCACCGGCGCGACGGCCGTGCGGGCGGGTGATCCGGTCGCCGGGGCCGACGCCGCACAGTGGGCCGACGTCGCGGTGCGCCCGGCGGGTGCGGTGACGGCGCCGCTCCTGGTGCGTCCCGAAGTGGCGCCGGGCTGGCTGGCCCGGGCACGTGATCCGCGGGCCGTCCTGGGACTGCCGCCGGACATCGCGGTCTCCCCCGCCGCCGATCTGGTCGCGCGGCGGGACCGCAGTTTCGCACCTGTGCAGGAGTTCTATTACCGCGAGCCGCCGCAGATCGAACGCGGCTGGCGGCACTATCTGATGTCGACGGCGGGCCGCTGCTATCTCGACATGGTCAACAACGTGACGGTGCTCGGGCACGCCCATCCCCGGGTGGCCGACACCGCGGCACGACAACTGCGCAAACTGAACACGAATTCGCGGTTCAACTACGCCGCGGTGGTCGAGTACAGCGAGCGCCTCGCCGCCGAACTGCCCGACCCGCTCGACACCGTCTTCCTGGTCAATTCCGGTTCGGAGGCAAGCGATCTCGCGATCCGGCTGGCGCTCGCCGCGACCGGGCGCCGGGACGTGGTCGCGATGCGCGAGGCCTACCACGGCTGGACCTACGGCACCGATGCGGTGTCCACCTCGACCGCCGACAATCCCAGCGCGCTCGCCACCCGGCCGGACTGGGTGCACACTGTGGAGTCGCCCAACAGTTTTCGCGGTAAGTACCGCGGACCCGACGTCGGCCGCTACGCAGGAGAGGCCGTCGCGCAGATCGAGCAACTGGTCGCCGACGGTCGTGCCCCGGCGGGGTTCATCTGTGAGTCGGTGTACGGCAACGCGGGCGGTATGGCACTGCCCGACGGATATCTGCGGCAGGTCTACGCGGCAGTGCGGGGCGCCGGCGGCCTGGCGATCGCCGACGAGGTGCAGGTCGGTTACGGCCGTCTCGGACACTGGTTCTGGGGATTCGAGCAGCAGGACGTGGTGCCCGATATCGTCTCGATGGCGAAGTCGACGGGTAACGGGTATCCGCTCGGCGCGGTGATCACCAGCCGTGCCGTCGCCGAGGCGTTCCGCTCGCAGGGGTACTTCTTCTCCTCGACCGGGGGCAGCCCGCTGTCGTGCGCGATCGGCCTGACGGTGCTCGACGTCCTACGCGAAGAAGATCTGCAGGGCAACGCCGTTCGGGTGGGTGGACACCTCAAGGCACGGTTGGAGGCGCTGGCCGACAAACATTCGATCATCGGCACGGTGCACGGCGTGGGACTGTATCTCGGCGTCGAGATGGTCCGCGACCGGGAGACGCTCGAGCCCGCGGCCGGGGAGACCGCGGCCATCTGCGAACGCATGCTCGAACTCGGCGTCGTCATCCAGCCGACGGGCGACCATTCGAACATCCTCAAGACCAAACCCCCGCTGTGCATCGACATCGAATCCGCCGACTTCTACGTCGACGCACTGGACCGGGTCCTCACCGAGGGATGGTAG